A segment of the Salminus brasiliensis chromosome 1, fSalBra1.hap2, whole genome shotgun sequence genome:
aattgagggaacagtgtATTAAATCGAGGAAATGATTTGTTATTGAGGGAACAGTGTATTAAATCGAGGAAATGATTTGTTATTGAGGGAACAGtgtattaaatcgagggaacgattTGTTATTCGAGGAAATGATTTGTTATTGAGGGAACAGtgtattaaatcgagggaacgattTGTTATTCGAGGAAATGATTTGTTATTGAGGGAACAGTGTATTATATCGAGGGAATGATTTTTGTTATTGAGGGAACAGTGTATTAAATCGAAGGAAACAGATTGTTAAATAAAGGGAATGGATCGTTCAATTTACGGAAAATGTTATgcctctaaatattatttttctacctTGATACTTAGTGGCTCTGTAGAAACAAAACGGTTAGACTAACTACTTCTCTAACCAGCTGCTTGGTGGCACTGCTTTATTTAGAAAGGGAGAAAACGATACGCCGTCAATCATTTGGAGAATGTTTGCGTGTGTTGTTCTTACACCAGAAAATGTTGGTGGTGATTCTGTTTAGAACGGTACCACCAGATGCATTTGTAGTTTTTGTTGTAGGAGTTTTTGTTTAAGATGTGTTAGATTTTATTGTGATAGTGTAGTGATTGATATTGATACAGAATTGTTGTACGTGATTGGATTTATTTTAGGGATGCATCGATTTGTCGGCTGCTGTCAATATCACATATTTGTCACATGTGTATCAgccaatacacacaaacaattaTAAAATGCCTTTATCCACCTGGTGAGCATTGCAGGTCAATATAAGTTTATttgtagataaaaaaaaaaacaaatacagtaaCATTAGCCAAATGTAGATATTTTTGCTGAGTAGTCCAGTGTCACTTAAACAATCTGGTCATCATGATAACAGTAAACAGCAAATATCACTAAAATTTTGGTCAACTATAAATATCTGTCCAGTGGTGATATAATTCTGATATAGTTGTGCGCTCctaatttttgtatttttagaaTACTTACAAACATATTTACAGAGAGCGTATGGCCCTTCTGTACTCTTAAAGAGTTACAGCACATTTGTACTCTGCTATCCTCTATTTCCCATCCATTGTAACAAACATTCTTTTTATGAAGCATAGACAATATACTCTGTGTTAAAagtgttatataaatatatatatatatatattttaattattgttatttttccaTTTGCTGGATGCTTCAAATACTTTTGGATGATTTAAAGTTTCTGTAAAATTAAATTTGGaataattttacaaaaaaacagTCCAGTCAGAACAACCTATATCAAGTTTGTAAGACATTCTTTTAACACAGAATAGATGTTGTTTATTGAAAATGTTATCAAGTTCACAACAACGTTTTACACATATACAAGTGCACAGTtaagtgaaataataataatcctccAGGAAAAtggtgcagctacagaaagacTACATAAAATGCAAATGTTCAAAACATAGAGCAAAGAAAAAATACAATGAATATGATAATTACGCTGGAACAAGTAAGCACAATAAACAGACAGGACAGTGTAGCACAGACACAGCTTTCAgtactgaaaatgtgttttgacaACAAGGTTCAGTAATATGTAACATACTTATACAGGTttcagtcagccataacatttaaacacaccactatattgagtaggtccctccTGTTCCACCACAACAAATGTAACCAACCGAACTttggaagttgtgaggtggggcttcTATGGATCACATCAACAAGCCATAGGTCTTGCAGTCAGAGACGTTGTAGTTTCCaaaccagacagtgatgcagctgctcagatTACTTTCTACAGTTCCTCTGTAGAATATGGTGAGGATGGGAAGGGTTAGATGAGTCCTTAGTCTCCGCAGGAAGTAGAGGCGCTGCAGGGCTTTCTAGGCTATGAAGCTGTTGTTTAAGAACCAGGTGAAGTTCTTTCGCAATGTGAGTTTTATCAGTACCGTCCAAAACTAATGGAGAATAATACTCTTGCTTCTCCCTCAGGATGTCAGGATGGCAAGTGGTCCTGGCCTGCCAGACAGCCTGGTGCTGGAGATCTTTCTGCATCTTCCCCATTCTGCGGTGCTAAGGGCTGGGCAAGCATGTCGGCAGTGGTTTGCTGTTTCTCAGGATGAGTTCTTGTGGAGGGAGCTATTCTACAGCTACTATCGCATCCCACGCTCCGTGCCCCGCCACCCAGGTACTGCAACCAGAGACCATTGTATCATAGTAGATAATCTTGACATCTTGAAAAATACAGTGATGTATAATGCAGTTATGTGTTTGCAGTACAGTGAGTATTTACAATAGATAGTTCCATCAATAAAAAATAGGTAATTAATAGAAGTTAATAAGGGTCTTACTGTTATCGAAAAAGGTTGTGCACCATCATTTCTTCTCAGATTTACATTCTGTGTGTATTTTCATTCTGCAGCGGCTGTGTCATGGTACAGGGAATTTAAACGTCTGTATGACTGCATCCCCTGCGTAGAGGTGCAGACACTAAGGGAGCATCATGACCAAGTCCTACACCTGGCCTTTTCTCACCGTGGACACCGCTTCTCCTCCTGCTCCAAAGACTGCACTGTCAAGGTGAGATTCTGCTTCTGCTCTGATGTCCCTAATGGGGCTTTTATGTTGGTCCAACACAACGACTGATGTCATCCAGGTAGTATGGAGGGTTTCATAGATGAAGTGAATGTTTCATACAGTAGGCTTTAGACACTAATAACTCAAACACCATTTCTGTTGTCTGGTGTCTCCATATGAATGCATCATGTCGTCTGCGTTCATTTGCTGAAAGTTTAGCTCGACTTTTCTGAATAGCTGAGAGGGGCCTAAAAAATTTATCTTTGTTGCGGCAGCTTTGGGACACGGAGCGGCCAGATGGAACCATTTCTTTGGTGCACAGCTCCAGCATGCGTCAGTTTAACTGGGGCTACACACAGTTCTCCCAGTTCAATAGCGATGACACCCTTCTACTGGTGTCAGGAGTCTACCTCGGCCCACACCACTCCTCCTCTGGCGAGATCGCTGTCATCAGCTTAGGTGAGAATCTCTTAATCTGTTAGCCCCCCCTAGATGCACCCCTACAGGCTCTAAATGGTAATGCAATGCTACAACCTTTGCACTTGTTATTATGCAACACAAGACCTTGCAAACTGTGCAAATTAATGCACAATACATATATTTGGAATCTGAACTTGCTGCTGGGCCCACAGaaaactacacactgctgtCACGAGTGCGGAATAAACCCTATGACGTGTTTGGCTGCTGGCTGAACGAGACTCATCTGATCTCTGGAAACTTGCACTGGATCGGCAACATGACCTCATGCACTGTGCTTTGGCTCAACAAAGCCTTCCAGGTGTGTCCCAATAAGAACCCCTGCTCGAAAAAGTTGATTATACTCATATATAAACACTGAATTTGAAGGCTAATCCCCTCTTTTTCTCGCCAGGATATCGAGTCAGAGAACGTCAATGTGGTTAAGCGGCTCTTCAAAATCCAAAACATCAATGCCAGCACCATCCGGACAGTGATGGTGGCCCACTGCCGCCGGCATGACTCACCGGACCTGCTGCTGGACTATGAAGCACAGTCGCAGGCTAGAGCACAGGCACAACAGCATGGGGAGCACCAGCCCATGTTTTTTGACCTCGGAGTGTCTGAGAGTGAGGATGAAGGtgatgaggaggatgaagaggaagagCGTGGAGAGATGAGGTGCTCAGCGCACCTTCCCCATTTCAGCTCATCCGGACTGGAGCACATTAGACATGTAAGCATTTTTGTTGGTGTAAATGATAGGGCTGTCCACTCTAGGGCCAGCTGTATACttactaaagaaaaaaaaaaaaagacctctcTTACCCAACAAAAATGTGCCGAGTGTGTATGGTGCTTTCCTCCTGATTGGAGCTGATCCAGTATGGTTGCTTGCATCATTTTACAGAGGGACAGTTGTTTAATTTCCGGTTCCTTTGTCTATTTACTTAGGAAGCTGGCACATTTTAGGGGAAAACCACTGGTATATTGCTATTTGCATCTGTACAGCAGCTGCAAAAAAGAATTTAAAGAGTGTACTTGGCAGATAGCCCCGGTAAAGGTACTCTGTGGAAAGACGTATAAATAGATGTTCTAGGAAAAACTCATAAACATAAGTAATTTCTTGTGAATCACATAAAGCCACATAAAGGCATCCATTTAAGTGGCAGACTAGTTTTGTAGCATCACTATGTAGCAGTTTTACCTTAAAAACAGATTTAAATCGGTTTGATGGTGCACTgactgaaacatgccatctcgGTCATTGCCACTCTAGCTGGGCTAGAACATTGCTACTACTCTATATAACTTGTGAAAACTGCATAACCCAAGtcgtatttgtgtaaaatcctgtaatattactccactgtgtctgtccacatacttttttcACTTTCATGCTTGTGAATAAATGCACATTTAGAGCTGTTCATGAGGGAGAGTTGAAAGCGTCATTTGTATTTAcaacagtggagtaaaagtgaattacacttctcacctttagggggagcccagtagcAAAATAATACCAGTCCTCTCATTATGCTGCCTTCATTTCTATATTCAAAGATAGCTTGAGTGCAAGAACTTTATAGAATTCTGTTGTAAAGATTGATTAACTGTGTGGTGCATTGTGGTTCTCAGGGTCTTCAGAATGCAGGCGCtcaggagctggagctggaggctCGGGTTGCTCGGCTGATGGGAAGCAGACGCACTAAAGCTCCAGACCCCAGCCTGGTGACTCCCACTGTTCCTGGGGAAGCAGAGGACAAGACCTATCTATTGTTCACTACTGGCAGCCTTACCTACTCGCCTCACCAGATAGGTCATATTTCGATTTGAGTTCTAGCTCTAACAGTAGCTAACTAGTAGTGTCAGCTGGGCTAGGTTTCCCAAAAGTCTCATAACACAAAGATTATTGCTAAATGTTGAGAGTGAGAATCCCATTAAACACTCTACCAGTTAAGATTATCTTAATACTGCAAAGCTTTTGGGAAAATTGGCATAGATCAGTATTAACATGTGCTGCCACTCCATAGATCAAAAATTAATTATGTAGACACCATTTGAAACTGTTTAAATGATTAACGTACAAGCTAACAGGTTATGTTTTGTCACTGGACATgaacctgacctgacctgaggAGCACCGCTGCCCTGGTGGCTGTACGGTCCTATTTTCTAACATAAGAGAAACACAGGATTTTAGCCTATAAATTAATCTAGGCCTGGTTGAGGCTTATGAGTTGCCAGCATGAGTGGTTGTGTCTTAAAGTTAGAGCAATCAAGCAAGAGCAGAGGCATACTTAGACACATGCATACTCACTTGACTTTTAtgtgccgtgtgtgtgtgtgtgtgtgtgtcaggtatTAAGCGGATCATGCCTGATCAGATGACCACATGTGGGCCAGTGCTGGGGAAGGAACGCAGGAATGAGGAGTTCTTTGATTCTCTGGATCATGTGATCGATATTCACGGCCACATCATCGGAATGGGTCTGTCGCCAGACCACAGGTGGGTGTGATCCACCCGCAGACACGTCTTATCAAACAAAGGATGCATTTATCACACAATGATGTCATTCTTTCTATTTCAGATACCTTAAACAATGGGTATTATTACAACCAAACTTGGAACATGACACATAACAATGGGTTCTTACATCCCATTGTCTAAAAAGGGTGCACATCAATTCCTTAGAAAACATCTCTTAAAATCTACATGCATTTTCATGAATATTATTGTAATTGATTAAATATTCCAAAATTGATGCAACTGAATTAAATGAAACTTTTCTTTTAAACAGGTACCTGTATGTCAACAGTCGTGCATGGCCGGCAGGCTGCGTGATTTCAGACCCCATGTCCCCTCCGCCCATTGCTGAGGAGATCGACCTGCACGTGATTGACCTGAAGAGCCTGCGAGAGGAGCGCCGCAGTCTCCGCGCTCACCGCGCCTTCACTCCAAACGATGAGTGCTTCTTCATTTTCCTTGATGTCAGTCGCGACTTCGTGGCCAGGTAAACAATGCAGCAATCCACCTCTATAAATCTGCTGACCTGTGCTAAGATGTATGGATTGTGGTAATGGATGCTTTATAAGAATTTACACATAATTATTTCTGGGTTTTCCAGAATCCAGAAGGCCAGGAAAATACACTCTCAGCTAGCCAGCACATTGCAAACGTGTATGACATAATTATTACATAACTAGAGAAATTGCAATGCTCAGTACTCAAAGTGGTGATACAGGCTAAATCAGGGCACCTGTTCATGgagtcttcttttttttctaaaagctACAACAATGAAACATGTCGACAGTCGAGGAGTGTCTACTGCTTTACTTGTTCTGTTGAAACAAAGAAGCGAGGATGTATGTTGTGTTTGTACAAGCAAACCAGCTCTGCATGAAACTCCATTAAACTGCTGGTTTGTTATGACAGCAGCCCGAATGACAGCAAATTGACCAGGCTTGGCTGTTGCTGAAATGCCCCTCAAAGTGTTGCTTGCATTGTATTATTGCCTCGTGACACATTTTTGCATGAAACCATATGCGTAGCTTGTTTTCATGGCCTCTCTTTGTTCATTTTGGTTCTAATGAGAGAAACTTCACATGGATTTAACCAGACATTAGGACTTAATATTACATACATAATACATTAGGACATAATTAACTCATCATTTGTTTTATGCCCAGCAGTattttgaacattaaaaaagTGGCATTTGCTTTGCCTATGTCAGCCTAATTAGATTTGgtagatcagaatcagaatctctttatttcaccaagtatgttacacatacaatgaatttgtcttggtgagatcAACCAGTTAATTCTTTCCCATGACAAAAGCACTTGACGCGTTGGAGTACAAAACATTTGTGCACATGCTTCATTAAAGGTGTCCATAAAGCAAATCTTATTTCAAGTTGAAAGAAAATGACACACATTTTTTTACCAACTGCAGTTTCTTCAAGTTCacaataaacaagacaaaaatcaTATTTTCCAGCCCCTGAGTGCTATCCCCATCATCTGATAGATCACACGTCATCCGTGCCTGAGAATCCTGTAGAGCGTAATTGGTCTCCCTGGGTTTGTAGGCTGGTCCTGCCCCTCTCCCATCACTCTTTTAGCGTCTTTTATCAGGTGTAACAGAACGGACAGCTGGCATTCTCATCCAGCATTCACTTCTTTGCCTACATTTCATGCAAGTTTGACCACACACCTATAGAAATGACCTCTGCAGAATGCAGAAGTGTAATCTGGCTCCATTTCTCCTCCAGCGGTGCTGAAGACAAACATGGCTACATCTGGGACCGCCACTACAACATCTGCCTGGCGCGCCTGCAGCACGACGACGTGGTCAACTCTGTGGCTTTCAGCCCCGCCGACCAGGAGCTGCTGCTGTCGGCCAGCGATGACTCCACCATCAAAGTTTGGCGTTCACCACGTATGGTGCGCCTAGCCCAGAGCCCCCAAAGGCCTGCCAGGCCCCGCAACATCCTTTCCTCCCTGCTGGCCCGCAGGAATGCTAATGCAAACGCTAAGACTAACGTTAACGGCAAACCCTGAGCAGGACGGACCTGATGTTACGCAGGAAAATGTGGCCACAAAAGGGCTTGACTGTGAAACACTCCGGAAACAGTGTGGTTTTAGCATGCGAGGTCACTGCTGTTAGACAGGTCTTGGTGGATGACAAGGGAGAAGGAACAGCAGTGAGGTGAGTGTAGGTGTGCACAACATACCTGGAGAGTCCTTTTACAAGTTATACTTGGGCCTGTTGCAAAAGACGGTGTAAGCAGCTCTCCATTTCTGAGTTCATGAGAAAGAATGATCTTGTGCTGCCATTGTGTTTGAAAGATAATTCTTTCCGTGTTTCTGTTTCATGAACGAACCACAGAAacagttttgtgttgtgtttttttttgtttctttgtttctttgtttgtttgtttgttttttgtttttgtacttttgtttctttttgagACACAAAGACAGAATTTCTTTTGTGGAAGACGAACGTTCACAGATCACTCTAATACACCCCTTTAAACAGATCTCTTTTATATGTGTATTATGTTTTCTGTGGGTAGGTTCTTACTTAGCCACATGCAAAAGTTACTTTGTTGATTTTCCAAGTAAAATAAGTACAATTCATTCACAACACATTTTTAATGCACATTTACTGATTAGTTTCTTTTTAACATCTTGAATGGGTCAAAATGTGGCATGTATTGAAGGAAATTCTGCAAATACATTGAAATTGTGCTCTAAATTAACAGATTTCAAGTTAGTTTCCTGTAGAGAATTTGCATACCTACAGTGCCATGAAGAAGTTTGGGTCACACTCCTGGTCAACCCTGGTAAACATTTCTCTTACTGTGAACAATAAATAGTTTAAAACAGGATTTCCAAAATGTATACAATCAAacattgctttattattttaaggaAGATTATTTCTGTCTTTTGTAGTTTCAAAGTGTCCTAAAgctaaagtttgggcacctgGCATGGTGTACGTtttggattttgaggtgtgtttaagaCTATTATCCTGCGTGCAGAAGCCATTCATCTTCATGGTGTGCCTCCAGAATCTGCTAATATAACATTGAAtccatctctctcccccttccagtgaaatgtgtccctgtgccactggctgcaacgcaAACCACCCCTGTggttaacagttggagaggtgttctatTTGAAAGTTTTCTTGGTCCTCCAGACCTGAACTTCATGCCAACCACtgctgttaactgccatttttaATTACGTTATAAACGGAAGAAACGACATTGCCTTCTCCCTTTAATTTTCTTCTGCTTTGtgtacattattatttaattgtcAGAGTGCTCAACAGCTGCTTAGAGAATTCTGTGGCTGCTGAGTGTTGGAAAATGGTTTGAGCTGTCAGTGAGTTTGCTTTGAATAGAGCTTTGAAAAATGCATCACCTGGTCTTTCCTAATAATGATTGAACAATGCGTAGCCCTAACAAGTTCATTAAGGTCTGAGGAAAAAAAGTAGTtatcttgggggggggggggggaaatcaTGGGTTGCCCAAACTTctgcatggtgctcctttccttttttcgcTGTTGACTTTTGACAGTCACAGATAATTTCGATCTGGAAAACCCAAACATGCCCACGCATCTGCATGACTCTGTATTTGAACTTTTTGAAAATCAACGAAATGGTCATTTCAACAATAGTGTCCAGACTTTTGTTAGTCCATCATGTTGAGCATGATCCCATATGTTCACCTTGTTTTAAACAAAGAATGTTGAAAGGACTCCTCAACCTCTAAGCCaagaatttatatatttatataatttatccCGTTAGCTGCGACGAGTACGATGACGTTTTAACCACTAGCAGTAGCAATCAACAACAGCACTGGTTCTGTTGTATTCAAAGGATGGACTATTCAAACAAATAGCTACAGATTTGAAATGACTGAATCCATTGAATCCCTTCGttgtacttttgttttttgtttttatttaacaaCCATGTGTCCACTGCCACAAAACGGCTTCATTCCAGTTTATGACAATAATCTGTAGAAATGTAATGACCTGTACAATCGCATCACTAAAATACGGGGAAATACGTTTCTGAAATGCTTGCACTGAAGCATTtaccatgtgtgttttcatAAATTCTTGTGACAATTCATAttaaccaatgttttttttgaccAAAAAGCTTGTGGTCAGGTTAATGAATTGAATATTGctctataataaacattttgaaATGAGAATTTCAGGGTTTTTGCGCAGATGCATTGTTTAATAAAGCTGGTGGGATGGTGGTTTTAACGCtgctttctttttaataaagcaTTAGGTGAAGTGATTTAGCATCTCACTACCATCATCAGTGTATCTGAGAAATGTGATGTTTTGAAACCCGTAGCCCTTTAGAATCGCAGTGCTGTAGCTTATTATACCGTATTACTTTGCTTTCAGATTTTACACCCACCAGACTCTTTGCATCCCTTTGCCTTTATACAGAATGACCCCAAACTACAAGATTTTTGGAAGCTTATAACCCAAGATGGGAGCCCATGTCTCCTTGTTATTCCTGCAtacttggttttttttttgccccttTTTGTGCTTTATTTTAGCACCTATGACCATGTAAAATTGTGAGAATGGATTTTGGTCTAGTCTTGCATAGTCCTTGTATGGAGTGTTCATCCAGTGTGCATCAGTTTAACAGAGACAGAATGACGTAGGCCAGGTTTGAATGCACCTGAACTAGACTGAATTTCATACCTTCTGCTGGTGCTTGTTGTAATGGATTTGTGTTCTCCAGCATGTTTGACTTTCCATCCATGTCTTGTTTAACATGCGTCATCAGTTTATTATGTTGTATACTGGTTTACACAGTAATTCATTAAAACATTTCACAGCACAGTGACCTACTTCTGCTCCTTAGTCTGATTTGGAGATCACACATTTGTGTTGCCTGAAGACAATTTGAGAACCAGAAATGTAATACCACACAAAATGCAATGCAAAAGCTGTTGCTTATAATGAAATTCAAACACACAGTCCACAGCAGTGTTCATGCAGAAGAAAATGATgaagtatatttatttaaacatgcaCAACATTAAAACACCAGTCAATAAAACCCTGGGCTTTAGATGGGTATTTCATCTGCACATATGAAATTACAatcctttttaaattaaaaaaataaatggcaCATGGCTATTTAGGTTGAGAACAGAACTTTCTCACTATCCCAGACCACTTCTTTTGCGTGTCTGAATACATTTGTCCCTTAACCTCCCGCCTCTCCCTGCACCAAGCTCCTCATATATAGTTGCAGTTACTTTTTCTATAAAAGTTTCTAAAGAGTCACTCTCGCAAAACCaataatgtgtttaatgtaAATAGGATGCCAATGTAAATAACTTGAATTCAAGTAATTGTGCAGAAATTACAAGAGAAATTGAATAGTAGTTTAAGAGAATATgttactgatttatttagtctgtaattactaatagtgtgaaaatgtctttaaatatagtcatagtatttttaccatattgcccagccctaatgtAAACTACTACTATTTTGTATTGGTTATTTGGAAATTAAAAATTCTTACTGCTCAGATAATGGATATAGATCTCACAAAGACACTGCATTGGCAAAGTCATGCTGTGCTAAACTGAAGTCAGGaagaaaaatatgtatataaaaataatattatttaggATATGCAGCACTTGTGTTAGGAAGCAGTAGTTATAAACCCTGGTTGGCGATTATTACATTCTAGACAACAGCAGGTGAAATTGTACTTTGGGGTGCAGTGGCCATTTTCTTGTGTTTTACAATACCAAAATATCATTTTCTAAATTTCAAAATTtggatatattttttttaactggtgTTTTTCCACAGTCGTTCTTTCTTGTGGTTTTTGGTGGCTCGGGAGAACATCACTTACTCAACAAGCCGCCACATCTTCAGTGGTAATCACTGTAGTTTCCAGgtagaggtgttttttttttgttttgttttgtttttttgtttctttgttttaaaCCCATCTTCCTAGAAGTGTACAGTGCTGTCTACCTTAAGAAGACTTTTGTCGTGCACCACTTTCCACAGGTGTAGCCGACGTCTTTGAGCAGTTTCCCTGGCGATACATTGATGGTGACATAGAAACCTAACTAAATCAGTGCTGCAGCCCTGGTTATTATTAAAGAAAATGTAttcacaaaaataataattcattatgtcACTTTTTATtatcttcttatttttatatgtaatttatACTGTCATAACTCGCAGTTtagatattattaatatatatttatgtatataataaacatatatttataaatatgtattttaattcttatattaatattatataaaaattatacaaAATTCAGTTGTATAATTTCCTTACTTTTTCCACTGTCTTTCACAGGCAGCTTATAAAAGTAAGTCAGTCTTCCTACAGCCCAGTGAGATCTACTATTGCTTTAATGAATATGGTATCATCTCGCAGATAGGAGCTCTTGCCTGCCAGCTTCGCCAGGGGGCAGAAGAGCGGGCAGCCACTAGCGATATTCATCTCGCTAATGGGCCTTTGGAAAGACGTGGAGCTGATGTCAGGTCTGAAGGCATCAATGATGTGCTCCCGGTTATTCTGGTCCAACAGCATCAGAGTTACCTAAGGAATAAAAAGATGGTTTGCGTTCATCCAACCCTCAATTTACAGCAAATAGGATTATGTCAAGAGAAATGCATGCACTATATCACAGAGAAGGCACTGTGTGGTCAATACGTATTGGAACTGGAAGTGTTTCAAAAGTGAAAAATCACAGACACACTCTTCAGTCTCTGCTGTATCATCTTTTGTGAAAACCATGGTCAATAAATTAAACTAGGGGGCAGCCAATCAGGCTCACAT
Coding sequences within it:
- the fbxw5 gene encoding F-box/WD repeat-containing protein 5, whose product is MASGPGLPDSLVLEIFLHLPHSAVLRAGQACRQWFAVSQDEFLWRELFYSYYRIPRSVPRHPAAVSWYREFKRLYDCIPCVEVQTLREHHDQVLHLAFSHRGHRFSSCSKDCTVKLWDTERPDGTISLVHSSSMRQFNWGYTQFSQFNSDDTLLLVSGVYLGPHHSSSGEIAVISLENYTLLSRVRNKPYDVFGCWLNETHLISGNLHWIGNMTSCTVLWLNKAFQDIESENVNVVKRLFKIQNINASTIRTVMVAHCRRHDSPDLLLDYEAQSQARAQAQQHGEHQPMFFDLGVSESEDEGDEEDEEEERGEMRCSAHLPHFSSSGLEHIRHGLQNAGAQELELEARVARLMGSRRTKAPDPSLVTPTVPGEAEDKTYLLFTTGSLTYSPHQIGIKRIMPDQMTTCGPVLGKERRNEEFFDSLDHVIDIHGHIIGMGLSPDHRYLYVNSRAWPAGCVISDPMSPPPIAEEIDLHVIDLKSLREERRSLRAHRAFTPNDECFFIFLDVSRDFVASGAEDKHGYIWDRHYNICLARLQHDDVVNSVAFSPADQELLLSASDDSTIKVWRSPRMVRLAQSPQRPARPRNILSSLLARRNANANAKTNVNGKP